In Perca fluviatilis chromosome 11, GENO_Pfluv_1.0, whole genome shotgun sequence, the following proteins share a genomic window:
- the clcn2a gene encoding chloride channel protein 2a isoform X6: MVKDKAENRTLQYQQTLMYGRYTQELGVYAKEEAARLRDGGVRDGGGLRRNTSVRSRAAELLDYEKEPCAKCHLCASRCQKFLISRVGEDWIFLILLGLLMALVSWVMDYAIAFCQEAQKWMYGGLDSNMLLQYIAWVTYPVVLITFSAGFTQILAPQAVGSGIPEMKTILRGVVLKEYLTFKTFVAKVIGLTCALGSGMPLGKEGPFVHVASLCAALLSKFMAPLFGGIYMEEPFEGSKNELRNTEMLSAACAVGVGCCFAAPIGGVLFSIEVTSTFFAVRNYWRGFFAATFSAFIFRVLAVWNQEEETITALFKTRFRLDFPFDLQELPAFAILGIACGFGGALFVYLNRLIVECMRKQKTINKFLLRNPSLPVRRLVYPALVTLLISTLTFPPGFGQFMAGQLTQHESLVALFDNRTWCRHGVAEEFDYTSHHHAWKHPQVNVFITLILFIIMKFWMSAVATTMPVPCGAFMPVFLIGAGFGRLVGEVMATMFPDGIHADGSVYPIVPGGYAVVGAAALSGAVTHTVSTAVIVFELTGQISHILPVMIAVILANAVAQSLQPSLYDSIIRIKKLPYLPELGMGHHEKYNIRVEDIMVRDVRYITLISCYRDLQEMLLTGQLKTLALVESSDSMILLGSIERLQLQSLLSFQLGRQRRLEYLRRLAQDNGNHDPLPSLNTDSTPSSPCSHTHINASTNTNARQGVRFLVSTQQISTEESSSFSPGVSNVQLPLKSALKTVSAISDPETPNSSQTLSCADQDKDLLEESTEVEDGMSPSDIAEWEEQQLDEPVDFKNCKIDPAPFQLVEQTSLHKTHTIFSLLGLDHAYVTSMGRLVGVVSLKELRKAIEGSVTVTGVKVRPPLASFRDCGNSTSVSEVTELHKLCIRHRGLSLPREPKRPDVVDKPDLAYKEIPVNFSDQSNLQFETSPGDVSSQSSELVLQESPSFTEEQSEFTFDCSPSHTEESELACDYDPPTHTPEPDDMEQEQRSPSISRDQSEPEGEGIPVQTKHQSE, from the exons TGTGTGCGTCCCGCTGCCAGAAGTTCCTGATCTCGCGGGTGGGGGAGGACTGGATCTTCCTCATTCTGCTGGGGCTGCTCATGGCTCTTGTCAGCTGGGTCATGGACTACGCCATCGCCTTCTGCCAAGAAG cACAGAAGTGGATGTATGGTGGACTGGACAGTAACATGCTTCTGCAGTACATCGCCTGGGTCACCTACCCTGTAGTGCTCATCACTTTCTCAGCAGGATTCACACAGATTCTGGCCCCTCAGGCTGTGG GTTCAGGTATTCCAGAGATGAAGACGATACTGAGGGGGGTTGTCCTGAAGGAGTACCTGACGTTTAAGACGTTTGTGGCCAAAGTCATCGGTCTGACCTGTGCTCTGGGCAGTGGGATGCCTCTGGGGAAGGAG GGACCCTTCGTTCATGTTGCCAGTCTGTGCGCCGCTCTCCTGAGCAAATTCATGGCTCCTCTTTTTGGTGGGATTTACATG GAAGAGCCCTTTGAGGGAAGCAAG AACGAGCTGAGGAATACAGAGATGCTGTCGGCTGCCTGTGCAGTGGGTGTGGGCTGCTGCTTCGCTGCCCCCATCGGAG gggtGCTGTTCAGTATTGAGGTCACTTCCACGTTTTTTGCGGTGAGGAACTACTGGAGGGGCTTCTTTGCAGCCACCTTCAGTGCCTTCATATTCAGAGTGCTGGCGGTGTGGAACCAGGAGGAAG AGACCATCACTGCTCTTTTTAAGACCCGTTTCCGTCTTGACTTTCCATTTGATCTTCAGGAGCTGCCGGCGTTCGCCATCCTCGG gaTTGCCTGTGGTTTTGGTGGTGCTCTGTTTGTCTACCTGAACCGGctgattgtagagtgcatgagGAAGCAGAAGACTATTAACAAGTTCTTGCTGAGGAA TCCATCTCTTCCGGTCAGGCGTCTGGTGTATCCCGCTCTCGTCACCCTGCTGATCTCCACTCTCACGTTCCCTCCGGGCTTCGGGCAGTTCATGGCGGGACAG CTGACACAGCACGAGTCTCTGGTCGCACTGTTCGACAACCGCACGTGGTGCCGCCATGGCGTGGCGGAGGAGTTTGACTACACCAGCCACCACCACGCCTGGAAACACCCACAGGTCAACGTCTTCATCACActcatcctcttcatcatcatgAAG TTCTGGATGTCCGCCGTGGCCACCACCATGCCGGTTCCATGCGGGGCCTTCATGCCAGTTTTTCTTATCG GTGCAGGATTTGGCAGACTTGTTGGAGAGGTCATGGCAACCATGTTTCCTGATGGCATACATGCTGACGGCAGCGTGTATCCCATAGTTCCCGGCGGTTATGCTGTAGTTG GTGCTGCAGCGTTGTCTGGAGCAGTCACCCACACTGTATCCACAGCAGTCATAGTGTTTGAGCTGACTGGTCAGATCTCCCACATCCTGCCTGTGATGATCGCTGTGATCCTGGCCAACGCCGTGGCCCAGTCACTCCAACCATCACTGTACGACTCCATCATCCGCATCAAGAAACTCCCTTATCTACCTGAGCTGGGCATGGGACATCACGA GAAGTACAATATCCGAGTGGAGGACATCATGGTCAGGGATGTGCGCTACATCACTCTTATCTCTTGCTATCGAGACCTGCAGGAGATGCTGCTGACTGGTCAGCTCAAAACACTGGCCCTGGTTGAGTCCAGCG ACTCGATGatcctgctgggctccatagaGCGACTGCAGCTCCAGTCGCTGCTCTCTTTCCAGCTGGGCCGCCAGCGGAGGCTGGAGTACCTCCGCCGGCTGGCCCAGGACAACGGCAACCACGATCCCCTGCCCAGCCTGAACACCGACAGCACGCCCAGCTCCCCCTGCTCCCACACCCACATCAACGCCTCGACCAACACCAACGCTCGCCAAGGGGTGCGCTTCCTGGTGAGCACCCAACAG ATATCCACAGAGGAGTCTTCCTCCTTCAGCCCAGGGGTTTCCAACGTTCAACTCCCTCTAAAATCTGCCTTGAAAACTGTGTCAGCCATCAGCGACCCAGAGACGCCAAATA GTTCTCAGACCCTCTCCTGTGCTGACCAAGACAAGGACTTGCTGgag GAATCTACTGAAGTGGAAGATGGCATGTCCCCATCAGAC ATAGCAGAGTGggaggagcagcagctcgaTGAGCCGGTGGATTTCAAGAACTGCAAGATTGATCCCGCTCCCTTCCAGCTGGTGGAGCAAACATCTCTGCATAAG acCCACACTATCTTCTCTCTGCTGGGTCTGGATCACGCCTATGTTACCAGCATGGGGCGTCTGGTTGGAGTGGTCTCTCTCAAAGAG CTGCGTAAAGCCATAGAGGGCTCGGTGACAGTGACTGGAGTAAAAGTGCGCCCTCCGTTGGCCAGTTTCCGTGACTGTGGGAACAGCACAAGTGTATCAGAGGTAACGGAACTACACAAGCTTTGCATCCGCCACAGGGGGCTCTCATTGCCACGCGAACCCAAGCGTCCTGACGTGGTGGACAAGCCAGATCTCGCCTACAAAGAGATCCCCGTCAACTtctcggaccaatcaaatttgCAGTTTGAAACCAGCCCCGGTGACGTCTCAAGTCAGTCGTCGGAGTTGGTGCTCCAGGAGAGCCCCTCGTTCACCGAGGAGCAATCAGAGTTTACTTTTGACTGCAGCCCCTCCCACACTGAGGAATCAGAGCTGGCCTGTGACTAtgacccccccacccacactcCTGAGCCGGATGACATGGAGCAAGAACAGCGGAGTCCATCAATAAGCAGGGACCAATCAGAACCTGAGGGAGAGGGTATCCCCGTCCAAACTAAGCATCAATCAGAATGA
- the clcn2a gene encoding chloride channel protein 2a isoform X2 codes for MVKDKAENRTLQYQQTLMYGRYTQELGVYAKEEAARLRDGGVRDGGGLRRNTSVRSRAAELLDYEKEPCAKCHLCASRCQKFLISRVGEDWIFLILLGLLMALVSWVMDYAIAFCQEAQKWMYGGLDSNMLLQYIAWVTYPVVLITFSAGFTQILAPQAVGSGIPEMKTILRGVVLKEYLTFKTFVAKVIGLTCALGSGMPLGKEGPFVHVASLCAALLSKFMAPLFGGIYMEEPFEGSKNELRNTEMLSAACAVGVGCCFAAPIGGVLFSIEVTSTFFAVRNYWRGFFAATFSAFIFRVLAVWNQEEETITALFKTRFRLDFPFDLQELPAFAILGIACGFGGALFVYLNRLIVECMRKQKTINKFLLRNPSLPVRRLVYPALVTLLISTLTFPPGFGQFMAGQLTQHESLVALFDNRTWCRHGVAEEFDYTSHHHAWKHPQVNVFITLILFIIMKFWMSAVATTMPVPCGAFMPVFLIGAGFGRLVGEVMATMFPDGIHADGSVYPIVPGGYAVVGAAALSGAVTHTVSTAVIVFELTGQISHILPVMIAVILANAVAQSLQPSLYDSIIRIKKLPYLPELGMGHHEKYNIRVEDIMVRDVRYITLISCYRDLQEMLLTGQLKTLALVESSDSMILLGSIERLQLQSLLSFQLGRQRRLEYLRRLAQDNGNHDPLPSLNTDSTPSSPCSHTHINASTNTNARQGVRFLISTEESSSFSPGVSNVQLPLKSALKTVSAISDPETPNSSQTLSCADQDKDLLESPAGPAPPEKRKPKSKRVRISMAESTEVEDGMSPSDIAEWEEQQLDEPVDFKNCKIDPAPFQLVEQTSLHKTHTIFSLLGLDHAYVTSMGRLVGVVSLKELRKAIEGSVTVTGVKVRPPLASFRDCGNSTSVSEVTELHKLCIRHRGLSLPREPKRPDVVDKPDLAYKEIPVNFSDQSNLQFETSPGDVSSQSSELVLQESPSFTEEQSEFTFDCSPSHTEESELACDYDPPTHTPEPDDMEQEQRSPSISRDQSEPEGEGIPVQTKHQSE; via the exons TGTGTGCGTCCCGCTGCCAGAAGTTCCTGATCTCGCGGGTGGGGGAGGACTGGATCTTCCTCATTCTGCTGGGGCTGCTCATGGCTCTTGTCAGCTGGGTCATGGACTACGCCATCGCCTTCTGCCAAGAAG cACAGAAGTGGATGTATGGTGGACTGGACAGTAACATGCTTCTGCAGTACATCGCCTGGGTCACCTACCCTGTAGTGCTCATCACTTTCTCAGCAGGATTCACACAGATTCTGGCCCCTCAGGCTGTGG GTTCAGGTATTCCAGAGATGAAGACGATACTGAGGGGGGTTGTCCTGAAGGAGTACCTGACGTTTAAGACGTTTGTGGCCAAAGTCATCGGTCTGACCTGTGCTCTGGGCAGTGGGATGCCTCTGGGGAAGGAG GGACCCTTCGTTCATGTTGCCAGTCTGTGCGCCGCTCTCCTGAGCAAATTCATGGCTCCTCTTTTTGGTGGGATTTACATG GAAGAGCCCTTTGAGGGAAGCAAG AACGAGCTGAGGAATACAGAGATGCTGTCGGCTGCCTGTGCAGTGGGTGTGGGCTGCTGCTTCGCTGCCCCCATCGGAG gggtGCTGTTCAGTATTGAGGTCACTTCCACGTTTTTTGCGGTGAGGAACTACTGGAGGGGCTTCTTTGCAGCCACCTTCAGTGCCTTCATATTCAGAGTGCTGGCGGTGTGGAACCAGGAGGAAG AGACCATCACTGCTCTTTTTAAGACCCGTTTCCGTCTTGACTTTCCATTTGATCTTCAGGAGCTGCCGGCGTTCGCCATCCTCGG gaTTGCCTGTGGTTTTGGTGGTGCTCTGTTTGTCTACCTGAACCGGctgattgtagagtgcatgagGAAGCAGAAGACTATTAACAAGTTCTTGCTGAGGAA TCCATCTCTTCCGGTCAGGCGTCTGGTGTATCCCGCTCTCGTCACCCTGCTGATCTCCACTCTCACGTTCCCTCCGGGCTTCGGGCAGTTCATGGCGGGACAG CTGACACAGCACGAGTCTCTGGTCGCACTGTTCGACAACCGCACGTGGTGCCGCCATGGCGTGGCGGAGGAGTTTGACTACACCAGCCACCACCACGCCTGGAAACACCCACAGGTCAACGTCTTCATCACActcatcctcttcatcatcatgAAG TTCTGGATGTCCGCCGTGGCCACCACCATGCCGGTTCCATGCGGGGCCTTCATGCCAGTTTTTCTTATCG GTGCAGGATTTGGCAGACTTGTTGGAGAGGTCATGGCAACCATGTTTCCTGATGGCATACATGCTGACGGCAGCGTGTATCCCATAGTTCCCGGCGGTTATGCTGTAGTTG GTGCTGCAGCGTTGTCTGGAGCAGTCACCCACACTGTATCCACAGCAGTCATAGTGTTTGAGCTGACTGGTCAGATCTCCCACATCCTGCCTGTGATGATCGCTGTGATCCTGGCCAACGCCGTGGCCCAGTCACTCCAACCATCACTGTACGACTCCATCATCCGCATCAAGAAACTCCCTTATCTACCTGAGCTGGGCATGGGACATCACGA GAAGTACAATATCCGAGTGGAGGACATCATGGTCAGGGATGTGCGCTACATCACTCTTATCTCTTGCTATCGAGACCTGCAGGAGATGCTGCTGACTGGTCAGCTCAAAACACTGGCCCTGGTTGAGTCCAGCG ACTCGATGatcctgctgggctccatagaGCGACTGCAGCTCCAGTCGCTGCTCTCTTTCCAGCTGGGCCGCCAGCGGAGGCTGGAGTACCTCCGCCGGCTGGCCCAGGACAACGGCAACCACGATCCCCTGCCCAGCCTGAACACCGACAGCACGCCCAGCTCCCCCTGCTCCCACACCCACATCAACGCCTCGACCAACACCAACGCTCGCCAAGGGGTGCGCTTCCTG ATATCCACAGAGGAGTCTTCCTCCTTCAGCCCAGGGGTTTCCAACGTTCAACTCCCTCTAAAATCTGCCTTGAAAACTGTGTCAGCCATCAGCGACCCAGAGACGCCAAATA GTTCTCAGACCCTCTCCTGTGCTGACCAAGACAAGGACTTGCTGgag AGCCCGGCTGGGCCGGCTCCTCCTGAAAAAAGAAAGCCCAAGTCCAAACGAGTGAGGATCTCCATGGCG GAATCTACTGAAGTGGAAGATGGCATGTCCCCATCAGAC ATAGCAGAGTGggaggagcagcagctcgaTGAGCCGGTGGATTTCAAGAACTGCAAGATTGATCCCGCTCCCTTCCAGCTGGTGGAGCAAACATCTCTGCATAAG acCCACACTATCTTCTCTCTGCTGGGTCTGGATCACGCCTATGTTACCAGCATGGGGCGTCTGGTTGGAGTGGTCTCTCTCAAAGAG CTGCGTAAAGCCATAGAGGGCTCGGTGACAGTGACTGGAGTAAAAGTGCGCCCTCCGTTGGCCAGTTTCCGTGACTGTGGGAACAGCACAAGTGTATCAGAGGTAACGGAACTACACAAGCTTTGCATCCGCCACAGGGGGCTCTCATTGCCACGCGAACCCAAGCGTCCTGACGTGGTGGACAAGCCAGATCTCGCCTACAAAGAGATCCCCGTCAACTtctcggaccaatcaaatttgCAGTTTGAAACCAGCCCCGGTGACGTCTCAAGTCAGTCGTCGGAGTTGGTGCTCCAGGAGAGCCCCTCGTTCACCGAGGAGCAATCAGAGTTTACTTTTGACTGCAGCCCCTCCCACACTGAGGAATCAGAGCTGGCCTGTGACTAtgacccccccacccacactcCTGAGCCGGATGACATGGAGCAAGAACAGCGGAGTCCATCAATAAGCAGGGACCAATCAGAACCTGAGGGAGAGGGTATCCCCGTCCAAACTAAGCATCAATCAGAATGA
- the clcn2a gene encoding chloride channel protein 2a isoform X4: MVKDKAENRTLQYQQTLMYGRYTQELGVYAKEEAARLRDGGVRDGGGLRRNTSVRSRAAELLDYEKEPCAKCHLCASRCQKFLISRVGEDWIFLILLGLLMALVSWVMDYAIAFCQEAQKWMYGGLDSNMLLQYIAWVTYPVVLITFSAGFTQILAPQAVGSGIPEMKTILRGVVLKEYLTFKTFVAKVIGLTCALGSGMPLGKEGPFVHVASLCAALLSKFMAPLFGGIYMEEPFEGSKNELRNTEMLSAACAVGVGCCFAAPIGGVLFSIEVTSTFFAVRNYWRGFFAATFSAFIFRVLAVWNQEEETITALFKTRFRLDFPFDLQELPAFAILGIACGFGGALFVYLNRLIVECMRKQKTINKFLLRKRLVYPALVTLLISTLTFPPGFGQFMAGQLTQHESLVALFDNRTWCRHGVAEEFDYTSHHHAWKHPQVNVFITLILFIIMKFWMSAVATTMPVPCGAFMPVFLIGAGFGRLVGEVMATMFPDGIHADGSVYPIVPGGYAVVGAAALSGAVTHTVSTAVIVFELTGQISHILPVMIAVILANAVAQSLQPSLYDSIIRIKKLPYLPELGMGHHEKYNIRVEDIMVRDVRYITLISCYRDLQEMLLTGQLKTLALVESSDSMILLGSIERLQLQSLLSFQLGRQRRLEYLRRLAQDNGNHDPLPSLNTDSTPSSPCSHTHINASTNTNARQGVRFLISTEESSSFSPGVSNVQLPLKSALKTVSAISDPETPNSSQTLSCADQDKDLLESPAGPAPPEKRKPKSKRVRISMAESTEVEDGMSPSDIAEWEEQQLDEPVDFKNCKIDPAPFQLVEQTSLHKTHTIFSLLGLDHAYVTSMGRLVGVVSLKELRKAIEGSVTVTGVKVRPPLASFRDCGNSTSVSEVTELHKLCIRHRGLSLPREPKRPDVVDKPDLAYKEIPVNFSDQSNLQFETSPGDVSSQSSELVLQESPSFTEEQSEFTFDCSPSHTEESELACDYDPPTHTPEPDDMEQEQRSPSISRDQSEPEGEGIPVQTKHQSE, from the exons TGTGTGCGTCCCGCTGCCAGAAGTTCCTGATCTCGCGGGTGGGGGAGGACTGGATCTTCCTCATTCTGCTGGGGCTGCTCATGGCTCTTGTCAGCTGGGTCATGGACTACGCCATCGCCTTCTGCCAAGAAG cACAGAAGTGGATGTATGGTGGACTGGACAGTAACATGCTTCTGCAGTACATCGCCTGGGTCACCTACCCTGTAGTGCTCATCACTTTCTCAGCAGGATTCACACAGATTCTGGCCCCTCAGGCTGTGG GTTCAGGTATTCCAGAGATGAAGACGATACTGAGGGGGGTTGTCCTGAAGGAGTACCTGACGTTTAAGACGTTTGTGGCCAAAGTCATCGGTCTGACCTGTGCTCTGGGCAGTGGGATGCCTCTGGGGAAGGAG GGACCCTTCGTTCATGTTGCCAGTCTGTGCGCCGCTCTCCTGAGCAAATTCATGGCTCCTCTTTTTGGTGGGATTTACATG GAAGAGCCCTTTGAGGGAAGCAAG AACGAGCTGAGGAATACAGAGATGCTGTCGGCTGCCTGTGCAGTGGGTGTGGGCTGCTGCTTCGCTGCCCCCATCGGAG gggtGCTGTTCAGTATTGAGGTCACTTCCACGTTTTTTGCGGTGAGGAACTACTGGAGGGGCTTCTTTGCAGCCACCTTCAGTGCCTTCATATTCAGAGTGCTGGCGGTGTGGAACCAGGAGGAAG AGACCATCACTGCTCTTTTTAAGACCCGTTTCCGTCTTGACTTTCCATTTGATCTTCAGGAGCTGCCGGCGTTCGCCATCCTCGG gaTTGCCTGTGGTTTTGGTGGTGCTCTGTTTGTCTACCTGAACCGGctgattgtagagtgcatgagGAAGCAGAAGACTATTAACAAGTTCTTGCTGAGGAA GCGTCTGGTGTATCCCGCTCTCGTCACCCTGCTGATCTCCACTCTCACGTTCCCTCCGGGCTTCGGGCAGTTCATGGCGGGACAG CTGACACAGCACGAGTCTCTGGTCGCACTGTTCGACAACCGCACGTGGTGCCGCCATGGCGTGGCGGAGGAGTTTGACTACACCAGCCACCACCACGCCTGGAAACACCCACAGGTCAACGTCTTCATCACActcatcctcttcatcatcatgAAG TTCTGGATGTCCGCCGTGGCCACCACCATGCCGGTTCCATGCGGGGCCTTCATGCCAGTTTTTCTTATCG GTGCAGGATTTGGCAGACTTGTTGGAGAGGTCATGGCAACCATGTTTCCTGATGGCATACATGCTGACGGCAGCGTGTATCCCATAGTTCCCGGCGGTTATGCTGTAGTTG GTGCTGCAGCGTTGTCTGGAGCAGTCACCCACACTGTATCCACAGCAGTCATAGTGTTTGAGCTGACTGGTCAGATCTCCCACATCCTGCCTGTGATGATCGCTGTGATCCTGGCCAACGCCGTGGCCCAGTCACTCCAACCATCACTGTACGACTCCATCATCCGCATCAAGAAACTCCCTTATCTACCTGAGCTGGGCATGGGACATCACGA GAAGTACAATATCCGAGTGGAGGACATCATGGTCAGGGATGTGCGCTACATCACTCTTATCTCTTGCTATCGAGACCTGCAGGAGATGCTGCTGACTGGTCAGCTCAAAACACTGGCCCTGGTTGAGTCCAGCG ACTCGATGatcctgctgggctccatagaGCGACTGCAGCTCCAGTCGCTGCTCTCTTTCCAGCTGGGCCGCCAGCGGAGGCTGGAGTACCTCCGCCGGCTGGCCCAGGACAACGGCAACCACGATCCCCTGCCCAGCCTGAACACCGACAGCACGCCCAGCTCCCCCTGCTCCCACACCCACATCAACGCCTCGACCAACACCAACGCTCGCCAAGGGGTGCGCTTCCTG ATATCCACAGAGGAGTCTTCCTCCTTCAGCCCAGGGGTTTCCAACGTTCAACTCCCTCTAAAATCTGCCTTGAAAACTGTGTCAGCCATCAGCGACCCAGAGACGCCAAATA GTTCTCAGACCCTCTCCTGTGCTGACCAAGACAAGGACTTGCTGgag AGCCCGGCTGGGCCGGCTCCTCCTGAAAAAAGAAAGCCCAAGTCCAAACGAGTGAGGATCTCCATGGCG GAATCTACTGAAGTGGAAGATGGCATGTCCCCATCAGAC ATAGCAGAGTGggaggagcagcagctcgaTGAGCCGGTGGATTTCAAGAACTGCAAGATTGATCCCGCTCCCTTCCAGCTGGTGGAGCAAACATCTCTGCATAAG acCCACACTATCTTCTCTCTGCTGGGTCTGGATCACGCCTATGTTACCAGCATGGGGCGTCTGGTTGGAGTGGTCTCTCTCAAAGAG CTGCGTAAAGCCATAGAGGGCTCGGTGACAGTGACTGGAGTAAAAGTGCGCCCTCCGTTGGCCAGTTTCCGTGACTGTGGGAACAGCACAAGTGTATCAGAGGTAACGGAACTACACAAGCTTTGCATCCGCCACAGGGGGCTCTCATTGCCACGCGAACCCAAGCGTCCTGACGTGGTGGACAAGCCAGATCTCGCCTACAAAGAGATCCCCGTCAACTtctcggaccaatcaaatttgCAGTTTGAAACCAGCCCCGGTGACGTCTCAAGTCAGTCGTCGGAGTTGGTGCTCCAGGAGAGCCCCTCGTTCACCGAGGAGCAATCAGAGTTTACTTTTGACTGCAGCCCCTCCCACACTGAGGAATCAGAGCTGGCCTGTGACTAtgacccccccacccacactcCTGAGCCGGATGACATGGAGCAAGAACAGCGGAGTCCATCAATAAGCAGGGACCAATCAGAACCTGAGGGAGAGGGTATCCCCGTCCAAACTAAGCATCAATCAGAATGA